A segment of the Suncus etruscus isolate mSunEtr1 chromosome 7, mSunEtr1.pri.cur, whole genome shotgun sequence genome:
GAATTCCTGTATAGGGAAGAACTTTAAAGACTGCCTTTTAGGatgcttaaataataaaaagaaccaCATTAGCCATAGAGATGGAAGTGGCCGAGATGGGACAGGCAGGTGTTGGGGGGCTGAACCCTTCAGATGCCTAAAGAAACCCAGCGCCCTGAGCGGGGCACAGCTCTAAAGAACCAACAGCACCTTCAAGCCCGGAaggcccctccccttcccccgTCTGCCCGGCCGGTGGGGTGGATCAGACAAGGAGGCTATGAAGTtgcttcaaaatatttaatacgtGTTAGACACGTGAAGTTACActttatacaaaaacaaaaaacgaaaacaatACAACGGAGAAAATACTGTACAAAAAACCCTTATCGGCTCCCCCAGCCTTTCTACAACAAAGACCGGCGCGGGCCTATCTCCTAAAGCCAAATGTTTGGTCAGCCCAGTAAGGGCTGGTCTGTAAACTTGGTTCTCCTTCCACACTTCTTAAAAGCACCGGAATCCTTAGTCTTACCTAGAGCTTTTAAAAAGAGgaaagttttgttgtttttttccctaGCTACCAAACTCCGCATTCGCAAGCCTGGGGTCTTCTGGGAAGCGCACCCGGCTGCTTCTCCCCGCTGCGGAGAGGCAGGGCCGAGTAGTCCGGGTCGGGCCGGGCCGGCCGCGCAGAGGAAATCCTGGGAGGAAGCGTgctgcccggcccggcccggctttCAAGCGCCGGGCTTGCGTAAAGTCCCGTCCTCCCCCCGGAGGGCCGCGGGGAAACTCCCTTTCGGCCCCGGAAAGTCCCTGGGGCCTCGGGCTGCGTTCCGGGACGGGCCGTCGAGTCCACAAGACacgcacagagacagagacacgaGTTCGGGGTCCGATCCTTCTTCGGCTCCGCGGTGGGACCCGCCGGGGCGCCCCTGCCGGGCCTCAGAAGGCCACGATGGCCGTGCTCCAGGGGTTCATGTCCCGCAGCACCGGCGGCTCGCAGCAGCTCGGCCCCGACTCGGTGCCTTCCGGGCCGCCCTGCGGGGCCTCCGCCGCCTCCtcccggccgccgccgccggccgGGCTTTTGCGCAGGAGTCCCGAGAAGCTGGAGCCGAAGATGCTGATGAGGTTCGCCACGTTGCCCGTGTCCATGTCCTCGTCCTCCGGGGCCGCTTCGGCCCCGCCGGGCAGCTCGTCCAAGTCCCGCCGCGGCTTCTTCTGCGGGGAGGCGCCGGCCGAGTCGGCCCCCGCCGCGCCGCGTTTCCGGGGGCAGCCCGGGGCCGGCGCGGGGGGCTCGGCGCGCGGCGCGTCGAGGcagggcgggccgggccggggttCCCCGCCGCTTTGGGGGAAACCGCCGGCGCCTCCTCGGGCCGCCTCCGCGTCTGGCCCCGAGCCCCGGAGCGGGGCCTCAGCGtccggggcggcggcggcggggcgctCGGGCGGCGGGTCCCCCCCAGCCGGTCGGGGCtccggcgggcggcggcggcggcaccgGGGCGCCCAGGTAGAGGCCAGGGCACGGGTCGCTGAGGTACACCTGGCGGGCGCTGCGCAGCACCAGCG
Coding sequences within it:
- the IER5 gene encoding immediate early response gene 5 protein; this translates as MEFKLEAHRIVSISLGKIYNSRVQRGGIKLHKNLLVSLVLRSARQVYLSDPCPGLYLGAPVPPPPPAGAPTDAEAARGGAGGFPQSGGEPRPGPPCLDAPRAEPPAPAPGCPRKRGAAGADSAGASPQKKPRRDLDELPGGAEAAPEDEDMDTGNVANLISIFGSSFSGLLRKSPAGGGGREEAAEAPQGGPEGTESGPSCCEPPVLRDMNPWSTAIVAF